One genomic window of Bradyrhizobium sp. B124 includes the following:
- a CDS encoding DUF2076 domain-containing protein — translation MTPQERQLIDDLFDRLAKLENAPRDGEAMSAIMQGLRSAPNAVYTLVQTALVQDEALKRAHDRIQELEAAVGQQQPAQQQGGGFLDSMRDAIFGQGQQQPHGSVPPVRPPDVGGSRPVWNSGQAMQQAGGYGQPPQQYGQPQYGQPYGGQQPPPFGGGAPGGGGGSFLGTAAAAAAGVVGGGLLLSSIRGMMGGGSHQSLADAGGLGGGSRPWGGDQSSSNLARDAGINDVSSSGRDSDSGSRAGAFDQAQADQDSDDDQDADDFDDNGGDDNSDYA, via the coding sequence ATGACACCGCAAGAACGCCAACTGATTGACGATCTCTTCGACCGGCTCGCCAAGCTGGAGAATGCCCCGCGCGACGGCGAGGCCATGTCCGCGATCATGCAGGGCCTGCGCAGCGCGCCGAATGCGGTTTACACGCTGGTGCAGACCGCGCTGGTGCAGGACGAGGCGCTGAAGCGCGCCCATGACCGGATCCAGGAGCTCGAGGCCGCGGTCGGCCAGCAACAGCCGGCACAGCAGCAGGGCGGCGGCTTCCTCGATTCGATGCGCGATGCGATCTTCGGACAGGGCCAGCAGCAGCCGCACGGCTCGGTGCCGCCGGTGCGCCCGCCGGATGTCGGCGGCAGCCGCCCGGTCTGGAACTCGGGCCAGGCGATGCAGCAGGCGGGCGGCTATGGCCAACCGCCGCAGCAATACGGCCAGCCCCAATACGGCCAGCCCTACGGCGGCCAGCAGCCCCCGCCCTTCGGCGGCGGCGCGCCCGGCGGCGGTGGCGGCTCGTTCCTCGGCACTGCGGCTGCGGCCGCGGCCGGCGTGGTCGGCGGCGGACTGCTGCTCTCCAGCATTCGCGGCATGATGGGTGGCGGAAGCCATCAATCGCTGGCCGACGCCGGCGGCCTCGGCGGTGGTTCGCGTCCCTGGGGCGGCGACCAGTCGTCGAGCAACCTTGCCCGTGACGCCGGGATCAACGATGTCAGTTCGTCCGGTCGCGACAGTGATTCCGGCTCGCGCGCCGGCGCGTTCGACCAGGCGCAGGCCGACCAGGACAGCGACGATGATCAAGACGCCGACGATTTCGACGACAACGGCGGCGACGACAACAGCGATTACGCGTAA
- a CDS encoding 16S rRNA (uracil(1498)-N(3))-methyltransferase, whose protein sequence is MPELDFRSPRLFVDAPLGAGATVSLERDQSNYLGNVLRLGAGDTVLVFNGRDGEWRAEISGRKRADTLTITAQTRPQDRLPDVIYVFAPLKHARLDYMVQKAVEMGAARLVPVLTRFTQVSRVNSERMRANVVEAAEQCGIISLAEVADPLPLERFLAGRDPARLLVFCDEAAEVANPVQALQATTAANGGIDVLIGPEGGFAEEERALLLRQPNILRLALGPRILRADTAAVAALALVQAALGDWGAKG, encoded by the coding sequence ATGCCTGAACTCGATTTTCGTAGCCCCCGCCTGTTTGTCGATGCCCCGCTCGGAGCCGGCGCGACCGTTTCGCTCGAACGCGACCAGAGCAACTATCTCGGCAACGTGCTGCGGCTTGGCGCCGGCGACACCGTGCTGGTGTTCAACGGCCGCGACGGCGAATGGCGCGCCGAGATTTCCGGCCGCAAGCGGGCCGACACGCTGACGATCACGGCGCAGACCCGCCCGCAGGACCGCCTGCCCGATGTCATCTACGTATTCGCGCCGCTGAAACATGCGCGGCTCGACTACATGGTGCAGAAGGCGGTCGAGATGGGCGCCGCACGGCTCGTGCCGGTGCTGACACGCTTCACCCAGGTATCGCGGGTCAACAGCGAGCGGATGCGCGCCAATGTGGTTGAAGCCGCCGAGCAATGCGGGATCATCTCGCTTGCCGAGGTCGCCGATCCCCTTCCGCTCGAACGTTTCCTGGCGGGGCGCGATCCGGCACGGCTCCTGGTGTTCTGCGACGAGGCGGCCGAAGTGGCGAACCCGGTGCAGGCGCTGCAGGCAACGACCGCCGCAAACGGCGGGATCGACGTGCTGATCGGCCCCGAGGGCGGCTTTGCCGAGGAGGAGCGCGCGCTGCTGCTGCGCCAGCCCAACATCCTCCGTCTCGCACTCGGGCCGCGCATCCTGCGGGCCGACACCGCCGCCGTCGCGGCGCTGGCGCTGGTGCAGGCGGCGCTGGGGGATTGGGGAGCAAAGGGCTAG
- a CDS encoding ChbG/HpnK family deacetylase, which translates to MSEVLPRRIWLCADDYGLSDGVNRAIRDLIERGRLNATSVMMVTPAIGREAAAALQASVAKSPRCAIGLHVTLTAPFRPLTMHFRPLDGDMFLPFPRLLRAGLMHRLDADLVHAEVLAQLDAFHDLFGRAPDFVDGHQHAQLFPQVRDGFLRAVKERAPGAWVRQCGREGPLARQLTAPKALVLNVLSTQFRIKAQRSGLRFNPAFAGAYDFTRGSEFGALMQGFLDGLPEDGLVMCHPGFVDETLQNLDPLTTQRETEHAYLAGEHFPALLALNKVTLG; encoded by the coding sequence ATGAGCGAAGTTTTGCCGCGCCGGATCTGGCTGTGTGCTGACGATTATGGCTTGAGCGATGGCGTCAACCGCGCGATCCGCGACCTGATCGAGCGCGGCCGCCTCAATGCGACGTCGGTGATGATGGTGACGCCGGCGATCGGCCGCGAGGCTGCGGCCGCGCTGCAGGCTTCGGTAGCGAAAAGCCCGCGCTGCGCGATCGGGCTGCATGTGACGCTGACTGCGCCGTTCCGACCGCTGACGATGCATTTCCGTCCACTCGACGGCGACATGTTCCTGCCGTTCCCGCGGCTGCTTCGCGCCGGACTGATGCACCGGCTCGACGCCGATCTGGTCCATGCCGAGGTGCTGGCGCAGCTCGATGCCTTCCACGATCTGTTCGGCCGCGCGCCCGATTTCGTCGACGGCCATCAGCACGCGCAGCTGTTCCCGCAGGTCCGCGACGGCTTCCTGCGCGCCGTGAAGGAGCGCGCGCCAGGCGCCTGGGTGCGGCAGTGCGGACGCGAAGGTCCGCTGGCACGCCAACTGACGGCGCCGAAGGCTTTAGTGCTGAACGTGCTCAGCACCCAATTCCGGATCAAGGCCCAGCGATCGGGCCTGCGCTTCAATCCGGCTTTCGCCGGCGCCTACGATTTTACGCGTGGCAGCGAATTCGGAGCGCTGATGCAGGGCTTCCTCGACGGCCTGCCCGAGGACGGGCTCGTGATGTGCCATCCCGGTTTCGTCGATGAAACACTACAGAACCTCGACCCGCTGACGACGCAGCGCGAGACCGAGCATGCCTATCTCGCAGGCGAGCATTTCCCCGCGCTGCTGGCCCTGAATAAAGTTACACTCGGCTGA
- a CDS encoding L,D-transpeptidase, whose amino-acid sequence MFRKTTLALLAGASSLIAVPHHAMAIDASAQPEPTVIYANQGAPQPPMRTAYVQPQRSNMGGGFIEFLFGDAPSSQGYSPQPMYQQQPGYYGNRQGLPPMDPQQQMIRQQEEAAGDPTQRPFDSRYEKQLVDYSGKEGVGTIVVDTPNKFLYLVQGDGRALRYGIGVGRPGFTWAGVKTISAKKEWPAWTPPPEMLARRPDLPRHMEGGPENPLGARAMYLGSSLYRIHGSNEPWTIGTNVSSGCIRMRNEDVIDLYGRVNVGAKVVVM is encoded by the coding sequence ATGTTCAGGAAAACCACGCTTGCGCTGCTCGCCGGCGCCTCTTCGCTTATCGCCGTTCCCCATCATGCGATGGCGATCGACGCGTCGGCTCAGCCCGAGCCCACCGTGATCTACGCCAACCAGGGCGCACCGCAGCCGCCGATGCGCACCGCCTATGTGCAGCCGCAGCGCTCCAACATGGGCGGCGGCTTCATCGAATTCCTGTTCGGCGATGCGCCGTCGTCGCAGGGTTATTCGCCGCAGCCGATGTATCAGCAGCAGCCTGGTTATTACGGCAACCGCCAGGGGCTGCCGCCGATGGATCCGCAGCAGCAGATGATCCGCCAGCAGGAAGAGGCGGCGGGCGATCCAACGCAGCGTCCGTTCGATTCCAGATATGAAAAGCAGCTGGTCGATTACAGCGGCAAGGAAGGCGTCGGCACCATCGTCGTCGATACGCCGAACAAGTTCCTCTATCTGGTGCAGGGCGACGGCCGCGCGCTGCGCTACGGCATCGGCGTCGGCCGGCCCGGCTTCACCTGGGCCGGCGTCAAGACGATCTCGGCGAAGAAGGAATGGCCGGCCTGGACGCCGCCGCCGGAAATGCTGGCGCGCCGTCCCGACCTGCCGCGGCACATGGAAGGCGGCCCGGAGAATCCGCTCGGCGCCCGCGCGATGTATCTCGGCTCCTCGCTCTATCGTATCCATGGCTCCAACGAGCCCTGGACGATCGGCACCAACGTCTCGTCCGGCTGCATCCGGATGCGCAACGAGGACGTGATCGACCTCTACGGCCGCGTCAATGTCGGCGCCAAGGTCGTCGTGATGTAA
- a CDS encoding type II toxin-antitoxin system ParD family antitoxin, with protein sequence MNVSLTDELSEFVKTKVASGRYTSASEVVREALRIMEQTEEARLAFLRNAWAAGQASGDAGPADFAEIKAQGRARLKAAGK encoded by the coding sequence ATGAACGTGTCGTTGACCGACGAGTTGAGCGAGTTCGTCAAAACCAAGGTTGCGAGCGGCCGTTACACCTCGGCAAGCGAGGTCGTGCGAGAGGCGCTGCGGATCATGGAGCAGACCGAAGAGGCGCGATTGGCATTCCTCCGCAATGCCTGGGCGGCGGGACAGGCGAGCGGCGACGCGGGTCCGGCTGACTTCGCTGAAATCAAGGCGCAGGGACGAGCCCGGTTGAAGGCAGCGGGCAAGTAA
- the ubiA gene encoding 4-hydroxybenzoate octaprenyltransferase, with the protein MSDVSARVADSTGNWVDTHAPVWSRPYLRLARYDRPIGSWLLLMPCWWSAALAAGVAHDVRSLPLVVLLFFIGAFVMRGAGCTWNDITDRDLDARVERTRSRPIPAGQVTVTQAVIFMVLQALIGLAVLLQFNRFAIMTGIASLVIVAIYPFMKRITWWPQVVLGLAFSYGALMGFAVTLERIDAAAIALYAGSIAWVIAYDTIYAHQDAEDDALIGVKSTARLFGARTHRALVIFYGLAVLLIGAAFALAGARWPAWIGLAAFALHLAWQVRRLDTSDPALCLRIFKSNRDAGFILFASLVVDAMLRAA; encoded by the coding sequence ATGAGTGACGTCTCCGCCCGCGTTGCCGACTCCACAGGCAACTGGGTGGATACCCATGCGCCGGTCTGGTCGCGGCCCTATCTGCGGCTTGCGCGCTACGACCGGCCCATCGGCTCCTGGCTGTTGCTGATGCCGTGCTGGTGGTCGGCGGCGCTGGCCGCCGGCGTCGCACATGATGTTCGCTCGCTCCCGCTCGTCGTCCTGCTGTTCTTCATCGGCGCCTTCGTGATGCGCGGCGCGGGCTGCACCTGGAACGACATCACCGATCGCGATCTCGACGCCAGGGTCGAGCGCACGCGGTCGCGGCCGATCCCCGCCGGGCAGGTCACGGTGACGCAGGCGGTGATCTTCATGGTCCTGCAGGCGCTGATCGGGCTCGCGGTGCTTTTGCAGTTCAACCGCTTTGCGATCATGACCGGCATCGCCTCGCTCGTGATCGTCGCGATCTACCCGTTCATGAAGCGGATCACCTGGTGGCCGCAGGTCGTGCTCGGTCTCGCCTTTTCCTACGGCGCCCTGATGGGATTTGCGGTGACGCTCGAGCGCATCGATGCGGCTGCGATCGCGCTTTACGCCGGATCGATCGCCTGGGTGATCGCCTACGACACCATCTACGCCCATCAGGATGCCGAGGATGATGCGCTGATCGGCGTCAAATCCACCGCGCGCCTGTTCGGCGCACGCACCCATCGCGCGCTGGTGATTTTCTATGGTCTCGCCGTGCTGCTGATCGGCGCGGCGTTCGCGCTTGCGGGCGCACGCTGGCCGGCGTGGATCGGCCTTGCGGCGTTCGCGCTGCATCTCGCCTGGCAGGTCCGCCGGCTCGACACCAGCGACCCCGCGCTCTGCCTGCGCATCTTCAAGTCCAACCGCGACGCCGGCTTCATCCTGTTCGCGAGCCTGGTCGTCGATGCGATGCTGCGCGCGGCTTAG
- a CDS encoding type II toxin-antitoxin system RelE/ParE family toxin, producing MGKVRLSRLAQSDLAEIWFLIASDKGPATADHWIDRIEARCGQLAQFPESGPARPDVADGARMLVISRWLALYEIIPGGVRIMRVIDAARSLGELDLSGE from the coding sequence TTGGGAAAGGTTCGCCTTTCTCGGCTCGCGCAAAGCGACCTCGCCGAAATCTGGTTTCTCATCGCATCCGACAAAGGACCCGCGACGGCAGACCATTGGATCGATCGCATTGAAGCGCGCTGCGGCCAGTTGGCGCAATTCCCTGAATCGGGCCCGGCGCGTCCCGACGTTGCCGATGGTGCGAGGATGCTGGTGATTTCGCGGTGGCTGGCGCTTTACGAGATTATCCCAGGCGGCGTGCGCATCATGCGCGTCATCGATGCCGCGCGCTCTCTTGGAGAGCTGGATTTGTCAGGCGAATAG
- a CDS encoding protein phosphatase CheZ — translation MSVKRKRFRVEQAMGEVVMPEPEVAGSGELGPMHREIMAELRSIRAQMAAAPAQRTGDSVDAAVAREVAETQALLETYRAQVEQCEKLKVELDLIHDAISRTKREIAVLHGKSFNGEEMAKVNGELGAVVGGTEQATQQILEAVEAIDQAATALANNVTPDQQKRLSEDIQERVVSIFEACNFQDLTGQRISKVMQTMKFIEQHINEMMNIWGGVDAIKTHVPPIVDTREGDARLLNGPKLDGDAGHASQDDIDAMFN, via the coding sequence ATGTCAGTGAAGCGTAAGCGTTTTCGTGTCGAGCAGGCCATGGGTGAAGTCGTGATGCCGGAGCCGGAAGTTGCCGGCAGCGGCGAGCTCGGTCCGATGCATCGGGAAATCATGGCGGAGCTTCGCTCGATCCGCGCCCAGATGGCCGCGGCACCGGCGCAGCGCACCGGCGACAGCGTCGATGCCGCCGTCGCCCGCGAAGTCGCCGAGACGCAAGCGCTGCTCGAGACCTACCGCGCGCAGGTCGAACAGTGCGAGAAGCTCAAGGTCGAGCTCGACCTGATCCACGACGCGATCAGCCGCACCAAGCGCGAGATCGCCGTGCTGCACGGCAAGAGCTTCAACGGCGAGGAGATGGCCAAGGTCAATGGCGAGCTCGGCGCCGTGGTCGGCGGCACCGAACAGGCCACCCAGCAGATCCTCGAGGCGGTGGAAGCGATCGACCAGGCCGCGACCGCGCTCGCGAACAACGTGACGCCCGACCAGCAGAAACGGCTCAGCGAAGATATTCAGGAGCGCGTGGTCTCGATCTTCGAGGCCTGCAACTTCCAGGACCTCACCGGCCAGCGCATCAGCAAGGTGATGCAGACGATGAAGTTCATCGAACAGCACATCAACGAGATGATGAACATCTGGGGCGGCGTCGACGCCATCAAGACCCACGTCCCGCCGATCGTCGACACCCGCGAGGGCGATGCCCGCCTGCTCAACGGCCCGAAGCTCGACGGCGACGCGGGCCACGCCTCGCAGGACGACATCGACGCTATGTTCAACTGA
- a CDS encoding ATP phosphoribosyltransferase regulatory subunit encodes MSEAAAPRPAAGSAPGAASWADALLASFAQAGYLRSEPAILQPAEPFLDLSGEDIRKSLYLTTDPSGEELCLRPDLTIPVARDYLASPRAGQPAGFSYLGPVFRYRDGQPSQFLQAGIESFGRQDRAAADAEMLALALEATTAFGLTDVEIRTGDVALFNALIDALELYPVWRRRLIKDFNRKVSLTDDIEQLTLATAPGRNEYEGVLAALAGSDRKAALALVTDLMSIAGTTNVGGRTVAEIADRFLEQSTLKGGALPRDALATIKRFLAISGDPDDAIAQLRALASDARLDLAAAIDQFESRVGFMAARGIDLKKTRFATAFGRGLDYYTGFEFELHAKGNGAEPLVAGGRYDGLMTQLGSASPIPAVGFSVWIEAMTRHGKAGANGGAR; translated from the coding sequence ATGAGCGAAGCTGCCGCACCACGACCCGCCGCCGGATCCGCCCCAGGAGCGGCTTCCTGGGCGGATGCGCTGCTGGCCTCGTTCGCGCAGGCCGGTTATCTCAGGTCCGAACCCGCGATCCTGCAGCCGGCCGAGCCGTTCCTCGACCTATCCGGCGAGGACATCCGCAAGAGCCTGTATCTGACGACCGACCCGAGCGGCGAGGAACTCTGCCTGCGGCCGGATCTCACGATCCCGGTGGCGCGCGACTACCTCGCCTCGCCCCGCGCCGGCCAGCCGGCCGGCTTCAGCTATCTCGGCCCGGTGTTCCGCTATCGCGACGGCCAGCCGAGCCAGTTCCTGCAGGCCGGCATCGAATCCTTCGGGCGGCAGGATCGCGCCGCGGCCGACGCCGAGATGCTGGCGCTGGCGTTGGAGGCAACCACGGCCTTCGGGTTGACCGATGTCGAGATCCGCACGGGCGACGTCGCGCTGTTCAACGCGCTGATCGATGCTCTCGAGCTCTATCCGGTGTGGCGGCGCCGGCTGATCAAGGATTTCAACCGCAAGGTTTCGCTGACCGACGACATCGAGCAGCTGACCTTGGCGACCGCGCCGGGCCGCAACGAATACGAAGGCGTGCTCGCAGCGCTGGCCGGATCCGACCGCAAGGCGGCGCTGGCGCTGGTCACCGATTTGATGTCGATCGCCGGCACCACCAATGTCGGCGGCCGCACCGTCGCCGAGATCGCCGACCGCTTCCTCGAGCAATCGACGCTGAAGGGCGGCGCGCTGCCGCGCGATGCGCTCGCCACCATCAAGCGCTTCCTCGCCATATCGGGCGATCCCGACGACGCAATCGCGCAGCTGCGCGCGCTGGCGTCCGACGCCAGGCTCGACCTTGCCGCGGCAATCGACCAGTTCGAGAGCCGGGTCGGCTTCATGGCCGCGCGCGGCATCGACCTCAAAAAGACGCGGTTCGCGACCGCGTTCGGCCGCGGCCTCGACTACTACACCGGCTTCGAGTTCGAGCTGCACGCGAAGGGCAACGGCGCCGAGCCGCTGGTCGCGGGCGGCCGCTATGACGGGCTGATGACGCAGCTCGGCTCGGCCAGTCCGATCCCCGCGGTCGGCTTCTCGGTCTGGATCGAGGCGATGACCCGGCATGGCAAGGCCGGCGCCAACGGAGGCGCCCGATGA
- a CDS encoding DUF6101 family protein — translation MRRQTPTSGINSAGSSRALRLDPLSLPLSFHAQDARADGGMRQVELHREHVVLRRAVLGMRMAVNVRVSDFLGVALRGIDDAQMLVLVHRDPALSIPLGTSSDAEEISSAWQMWSDIFHLPQLTEPAPRQPAPRRRRRNAIRARRPKFLVRRRAGVSLNGTSVHRDEREIIARD, via the coding sequence TTGAGGCGTCAAACACCAACAAGCGGAATCAATTCCGCCGGGTCGAGCCGCGCACTGCGGCTCGACCCACTTTCCCTTCCGCTCAGCTTCCACGCGCAGGATGCGCGCGCGGATGGCGGCATGCGGCAGGTCGAGCTTCATCGCGAACATGTCGTGCTGCGCCGTGCCGTTCTCGGGATGCGGATGGCGGTCAATGTTCGCGTCAGCGATTTCCTCGGTGTCGCGCTGCGCGGCATCGACGACGCGCAGATGCTGGTGCTGGTTCACCGCGATCCCGCGCTCTCCATTCCGCTCGGCACCAGTTCGGATGCCGAAGAGATCAGCTCCGCCTGGCAGATGTGGAGCGACATCTTCCATCTCCCGCAACTGACCGAGCCGGCGCCGCGCCAGCCTGCCCCGCGCCGCCGCCGCCGCAACGCAATCCGCGCGCGCCGCCCGAAATTCCTGGTCCGCCGCCGCGCCGGCGTCAGCCTCAACGGCACCAGCGTGCATCGCGACGAGCGCGAGATCATCGCGCGGGATTGA
- the hisG gene encoding ATP phosphoribosyltransferase, translating into MSTPFVVAVPSKGRLQENAESFFARAGLTLSKAGGARDYRGTIAGVDNVEIAYLSASEIAANLARGSVHLGVTGEDLVRESIPDADKRVLMIEGLGFGYANVVVAVPQAWIDVRTMADLDDVASGFREQHNHRMRVATKYINLTRGFFAKHGVGDYRIVESAGATEGAPAAGTAELIVDITTTGATLAANGLKVLDDGVMLRSQANLVASRDADWSTGARETARVILDHIAARARASKYREVRTRFAGCNDALLSEAHTRFGVVAPFGSPTSSGMLTLHCPPGKLYALGSFLREHGAETVSVVSLDYVFDRENPLFAKLEAFLRQ; encoded by the coding sequence ATGAGCACGCCGTTCGTCGTTGCCGTTCCCTCCAAGGGGCGCTTGCAGGAAAACGCGGAGAGCTTCTTCGCCCGCGCCGGGCTGACCTTGTCGAAAGCCGGCGGCGCGCGCGACTATCGCGGCACCATCGCCGGCGTCGACAATGTCGAGATCGCCTATCTGTCGGCCAGCGAGATCGCGGCCAACCTGGCGCGCGGCTCGGTGCATCTCGGCGTCACCGGCGAGGATCTGGTGCGCGAGAGCATTCCGGATGCCGACAAGCGCGTGCTGATGATCGAAGGCCTCGGCTTCGGCTATGCCAATGTCGTGGTCGCGGTGCCGCAGGCCTGGATCGACGTTCGCACCATGGCCGATCTCGACGACGTCGCAAGCGGCTTCCGCGAGCAGCACAATCACCGCATGCGGGTTGCGACCAAATACATCAACCTGACGCGCGGCTTCTTTGCCAAGCACGGCGTCGGCGACTACCGCATCGTGGAGAGCGCCGGCGCCACCGAAGGCGCACCCGCGGCCGGCACCGCCGAGCTGATCGTCGACATCACGACGACCGGCGCGACGCTCGCGGCCAACGGCCTCAAGGTGCTCGACGACGGCGTGATGCTGCGCAGCCAGGCCAACCTCGTCGCCTCCCGCGATGCCGACTGGTCGACCGGCGCCCGCGAGACCGCGCGCGTCATCCTCGACCACATCGCCGCGCGCGCTCGCGCCAGCAAGTACCGCGAGGTGCGAACCCGGTTCGCCGGCTGCAACGACGCGCTGCTGTCCGAAGCGCATACCCGCTTCGGCGTGGTCGCCCCGTTCGGCAGCCCGACCTCGTCGGGCATGCTGACGCTGCACTGCCCACCGGGCAAGCTTTACGCGCTCGGCAGCTTCCTGCGCGAGCACGGCGCCGAAACCGTGTCGGTGGTGTCGCTGGACTACGTGTTCGACCGCGAGAACCCGCTGTTCGCCAAGCTCGAGGCATTCCTGCGACAATGA
- a CDS encoding glycosyltransferase family 2 protein has protein sequence MMLGSDVSSLTTTAKTAAAQGLSIVVPVYNEADGLVALHQRLIDLASSLRARYGLNCEVVYVDDGSEDNTLAIARGLPADGLDLQVVSLSRNFGKEAALMAGLDHARRGAVLFMDGDGQHPPTLVEQLVAHWIDDGYDVVYTAKAHRDNESALRRLSVRGFYALINWGARQRIPEDAGDFRLLSPRAAAALRQLPERNRFFKGLASWIGFRQIRVDYEPAPRAHGVTTFNAGRLIGLSIEGLTSFSVAPLRFASLLGALLAGAAFLFGLSILWEVLTTGKQVPGYPSLMIGVMTIGGVQLIMIGIVGEYIGKILSELKARPIYFVAEHTEKHADGGTAQSATERTAAE, from the coding sequence ATGATGCTGGGCTCTGACGTTTCCAGCCTGACCACAACCGCCAAGACCGCCGCCGCGCAGGGTCTGTCCATCGTCGTGCCCGTCTACAACGAGGCCGACGGGCTTGTGGCGCTGCACCAACGGCTGATCGACCTCGCCAGCTCACTGCGCGCCCGTTACGGCCTTAACTGCGAAGTGGTCTATGTCGACGACGGCAGCGAGGACAACACGCTTGCGATCGCGCGCGGCCTGCCCGCCGACGGGCTCGACCTCCAGGTGGTGTCGCTGTCGCGCAATTTCGGCAAGGAGGCGGCGCTGATGGCCGGCCTCGACCACGCCCGCCGCGGCGCGGTGCTGTTCATGGACGGCGACGGCCAGCATCCGCCGACCCTGGTCGAGCAACTGGTCGCGCACTGGATCGATGACGGCTACGACGTGGTCTACACGGCGAAGGCGCACCGCGACAATGAATCGGCGTTGCGGCGGCTTTCCGTGCGCGGCTTCTACGCGCTGATCAACTGGGGCGCGCGGCAGCGGATTCCCGAGGATGCCGGCGACTTCCGCCTGCTGTCGCCGCGCGCGGCCGCGGCCTTGCGGCAATTGCCGGAGCGCAACCGCTTCTTCAAGGGCCTCGCCAGCTGGATCGGCTTCAGGCAGATCCGCGTCGACTACGAGCCGGCGCCGCGTGCGCATGGCGTCACCACCTTCAATGCCGGCCGGCTGATCGGCCTGTCGATCGAGGGCCTGACCTCGTTCTCGGTGGCGCCGCTGCGCTTCGCCAGCCTGCTCGGCGCGCTGCTCGCAGGCGCGGCCTTCCTGTTCGGCCTCTCGATCCTGTGGGAAGTGCTGACCACCGGCAAGCAGGTCCCCGGCTATCCCTCGCTGATGATCGGCGTGATGACGATCGGCGGCGTGCAGCTGATCATGATCGGCATCGTCGGCGAATATATCGGCAAGATCCTCTCCGAATTGAAGGCACGGCCGATCTACTTCGTCGCCGAGCATACCGAGAAGCACGCCGACGGCGGAACGGCGCAGAGCGCCACCGAGCGGACCGCCGCCGAATGA